A window from Candidatus Gracilibacteria bacterium encodes these proteins:
- a CDS encoding helix-turn-helix domain-containing protein: MQDLISFLKDQGLSEKEAQLYLAALRYGPQPSSFLAGKTGLPRSTVDYVFQELVQKGFGASHKENEIRYYSAINPEHIEFFLLDKLGEAKKQMESFKDLVPLFKQQMNMWSSLPLVQYFQGVKGLERMLDDFSSVDQTVLYISGHNMMHPKIREYTYDVYLPAVRKHKNKNKIIMNDGEKAREYQKKASEAYDEFIFVDPVKFPLTLTTAIYGDKVAFWSYDPSDMSGVILKNSMMASQMRTIFEALRQFFSQSSR, translated from the coding sequence ATGCAGGACTTAATTTCATTTCTCAAGGATCAAGGGTTGAGTGAAAAAGAGGCACAGTTGTATTTGGCTGCTTTACGGTATGGCCCCCAGCCCTCATCCTTTTTAGCGGGTAAAACGGGGTTGCCACGATCGACCGTTGATTATGTTTTTCAAGAGCTGGTTCAGAAAGGTTTTGGGGCTAGTCATAAAGAAAATGAGATTCGATACTATTCCGCAATAAACCCCGAGCATATTGAGTTTTTTTTGTTGGATAAGCTTGGTGAAGCGAAAAAACAAATGGAATCCTTTAAAGATCTTGTTCCTCTGTTTAAACAACAGATGAATATGTGGTCCAGCCTTCCTCTGGTTCAGTATTTTCAGGGTGTAAAGGGGCTGGAACGAATGTTGGATGATTTTTCTTCAGTCGACCAAACAGTTCTTTACATCTCCGGCCACAACATGATGCATCCTAAAATTCGTGAATACACCTACGATGTGTACCTTCCAGCCGTCCGTAAGCATAAAAATAAAAATAAAATCATCATGAATGATGGTGAGAAAGCCCGAGAATATCAAAAAAAGGCTTCTGAAGCCTATGACGAGTTTATTTTTGTGGATCCTGTGAAATTCCCCCTCACCCTCACTACAGCTATTTATGGAGATAAGGTTGCTTTTTGGTCTTACGATCCTTCAGATATGAGTGGAGTCATCCTCAAAAATAGTATGATGGCCTCACAGATGCGTACCATTTTTGAAGCCCTTCGGCAGTTTTTCTCACAAAGCTCCCGCTAG